The Lycium barbarum isolate Lr01 chromosome 11, ASM1917538v2, whole genome shotgun sequence genome contains the following window.
GAGTAAATGAAAAACCAAGGGTTTTGATTTCTCCGGATTAATTATTTTTTAGTTTCTATTGCGAAATACTGTCACAGAGAACatataatttaaaataatatgAAAATCGGTTCCAAAAAATACTTGGCTATTATAGAGATATGGTGTAATAGAGAATGATTGTTATAAAAAGGACCGATTGTATCTCATAAATTAAATGCTTAAGATTACCCAATTTGTTGAAACCCTAATCATCATTAGGCACGATTTTGGATACTCTTTCCCCTTCTACCTATCTCATTTTTTTCTATTTGATTGATATTCAATATCTTTTTAAATTTTATCAATTACAAATATCATATTTAAAAGTTTCTATTATTTTTTCAGATGTCGAATTTCTTCATATATGCTTTAATTTCAAGGATCGACAAAATTGAGTCTTCAATAAGTTTAGACGAATTAAGTAATTCCAAAATTCATGAAAAAAATCAAGCTAAAATTAAATAAACATGTAACTTACCTTTTCTGAGAATTTCGTGTGATCCGCTTATACTTAAATTGATGGCCATTTCTGTGTTTGGAAATACTTAAACCAGTCATAGAAAAGGCGAGCTTCTTCAATTGAATCTACAAAAATCAAGTAAGATAAATCATCCAATCAATTTTCTCGCCACATCCGTGAAATGAAATGTAAGGAGATCACATCTGAATCTTTGCTTAGTCGGCAGTGTTCATCAAGCAGTCAGAGCAGATAAGgaaataacacacacacacacacacacacaccccccAGATTTTCACCGAAGCAAGCATCACAAATGACGAAAAAACACGGGAACAATGAGGGCTTTGCAAGATACACGCCTCTTTCGATAGATGATGCTGAAGACAAACAACAGTTGACACAATCAGAGATAAAAGGCAGCGATAGCAGCAACAAGGATTCACCTGAGAAATATACGAGTCAAGAAACAACCATCTACAACTCATGGAGAAGATAATAGACACAACTTACCAGCGCAGCCATCGTCGTTCATCATCATCAAAGATCCATGATGAAATCGCCTGAGTTGCAGACCGACCAAGCTCGAGAAGTGTCGAGAGAGTTTAGGGCTTCCGCAAATTTTACTTTTATAAGCGCGAGAAGTGTCGAGAAGTGTAATTTTATTGCTTTTGTACCTTTTAATTTTTACTTTGGAGCCCCTTTACTTTCAGAATTAATAAAATAACCCTTAGGGTTTTTTTTTAAGGTTCATATATCAAGATGTCAGACTTAGAAAGATGGCTTCAACAAAGTAATATAGATCATTCAATTGATCTCTCATTATTATGAGAGAATATCTAAGTTGATACGAGTTGTACTGAAGGCAAAGGAAGTAATACAGTCGATTAAGTAGTTAATGAAGGGAATAAATAAGAAGTTGTGATTTTCACAGTTTAGTCCCTGAGTTTATAGTAATTCTAGTATCAGTATTTATTATTCAGTCCCTATAAGTTAGTTATGGTGTTTTGTCTGTAGTGAGTACAAGCACTGACATATATGCCTTGTATTCCTCTCATTTTCATCTATCAGATATATCATTATTGCTgcttatttctttttcttctttttcttagtTGTAGCTGTTCTTAATTTTTACCCTATAAATCCCCATCTACatcagtggtatcagagcagatctTGGCTCTGTGGGTATCAATGTCGTCGGAAATGTTAGAAATGGTGACTATGTTACAAAAATTGTCATCTGAGATGTCTGATTTTACCAGTAGACAAGAACAATTTGAAGAGAGGCAGGAACAATCTCGACGAGCTCAAGAACAGTCAATACGTGAGCTCCGAGATGCAGTCAACATTGATCGGAGACCGGAAAGAGACAAGGAGGCAGTGAACAATGGGGAACGACTGTATTCCCCATCGGATACACCACTTTCGATTGGGTCTTGCCCCTTCATGCTTCTATCTAATTCAGCTGCAGCAAGGGTAAGTTATAGTCAAGCTCCTAATCTACCAGTTAATTCACTCGCAATTGGGTCTGTTAATGTTGTTACTAGTACTGTTAATGGAACCTCTGCACCTCTTTattcccaaatctcatcaccttTGCACACCCAAGGAATTCGGACTTCGAACCACCAACACACCTTACCCATACAGTCAATTCCTATGCCCCAATTCCACCAATCACCCATGTTTCAACCCAATAATTACCCAGTTCCACCCATACAAGAGTTTCAACCCATGTTCCAGAATCAAAATTATTCAGCCCCACCCACACAAGGATTTCAATTTCAACCAACACAGTTCTCCAATTATAATCACCTACCCTATGGTGCAACCCTTGGTACTAACTACTCCAATTCAGTAATTTCATATGCAAGCACTTATCAACCTACTCACATTCCATCATCTATATACCATCAAATTCCTGTAGCCCAATCACCACTACCAAACTACAACACTAGTCAGCAAATACCCTATCCTAATCCAGTACAAAACAGTCACAATATCCACCTTCCTATTCCTTCATTCACTAAGTACACCAAAATTGAGTTTCCAAGGTTCTCCGAGGAGGACTTAAGAACCTGGTTGTATAAGGTGGAACAATTCTTCTCTGTAGAAGACATTTCCATCCACCAGAGGTTAAAACTAGTAGCAATTCATTTTGATGGTGATGCATTACAACGGCATCAAGGGTATATGAAAGCAAGAGCTCACTTGCCATTACCCACATGGGAAGAATACTTGTATGCACTTGCTGATAGATTTGGTGCAGAATACACTGACCCTATGACAGAGTTGATGAGGGTGAAACACACTGGTTCTGTAAAAGAATATCAGGCAGCTTTTGATAGTGTCATGACTAGACTGAACTTATATGTTGAACATTCAATTAGTATATTTTTGAACAACCTAAGGCCTGAATTGAGTGATGCTGTGAGGATTGGAAATCCTTGTAACTTGCCACAAGCATACTACTTGGCAAGATTACATGAATCTAATTTTGCTGCTCAAAGCAAGGCAATTAAGGGAATAACTTCTGGATATGTTCACTCTCAACCTAAGCCAGCTATTGGTAGCAGTACAAACACCTTTCAGAAGGGAAATTTTGGGGGGTATAAAAGGCCTGTTACTGCAAGGATGGATACCAATAGAAGGAAGAGACTGACCCCAGCAGAATTGGATGAAAAGAGATCTAAGGGATTGTGTTTTTTGTGTGATGAAAAGTATACACCTGGTCACAGGTGTAAAGCTAAGAGACAACTGTTTTCCATGGAACTAGAGGAAGGGGATGAACTGGTGGATTGTGAGTTAGAAGTTCCAGAAGAAGAGGATCCAATAGAGCAAGGGTGTGTGGAAGAAACAACACTGGAAAGTTGTGCCATATCATTGCAAGCTTTAAATGGAACTATGGGATACAAGACATTAAGACTTAAGGGATTTAATGAACAGAATCCTATAGAAGTTTTCATAGACCGTGGTTCCACCCACAACTTCATTGATGAGAAAGCAGCTAAAAGACTGGGGTGTGAGGTGATAACAATTAAAGCCCAATTGGTGCAAGTAGTTGATGGAAGGGGAATACCTACTGACAAGTTATGTAAAGGGTTCAAATGGTTTATGCAAGGGGCCATGTTTCAAGATGACTTCTTAGTGTTCCTTGTTGACAAGAGTGATATGGTATTGGGAGTACAATGGTTGTGTCCTTTGGGAGATATCAAGTTCAATTTTCAGAAACTCTTTATGGAATTTGAACATCAAGGACAGTTGCTGAAATTACAAGGGATTCAACCCAAGTTTAAGACTGTAGAAGCAAGGTCTATCACCAAAATGACTGAGGTGAGCTCTCAGTTTTTCATGATAAAAGTGAGAAGTGCTGAAATGGTGATAAACAAAAGGGAGGAAATTGTGATAGAAGATGAACCAGTAGCTGTGACAGGGTTGTTAGAAGAGTATAAATGTATTTTTGGGGAACCTCAGAAACTTCCTCCATCAAGGGGAGTTTTTGACCACCATATTCCATTGCTTGAAGGGGTCAATCCTGTTAACTCTAGACCCTATAGATATTCTCCAATACAGaaagacattatagagaagatgGTAAGGGAAATGATAGAGCAAGGGATCATTCAACACATTTCAAGTCCATATGCATCACCAGTGGTGCTAGTTGGTAAGAAGGATGGGTCATGGAGACTATATGTAGACTATAGAGCTTTAAATAAGGGAACTATAAAAGACAAGTTTCCAATACCAATTATAGAAGAACTGTTAGATGAATTGGGAGGCTCTCAAATCTActcaaaaatagatttaaggGCTGGGTACCACCAGattaggatggcaccagctgataTTGCCAAAACTGCCTTCAAAACCCATTCTGGACATTTTGAGTATCTAGTCATGCcctttgggctaactaatgctccatcTAGTTTTCAGAGTCTTATGAATCACATATTTCAAGATCATCTAAGAAAATTTGTCTTGGTTTTCTTTGATGACATTTTAATTTACAGCAAAACCTTGGAAGACCACCTGGTGCATCTTAAGATTACTTTTGAACTGTTGGTGAAGAGCCAATTGCTAGCTAAAAGAAGTAAATGTGTTTTTGTTGCTGAAAGGGTAAAGTACTTGGGACACTACATATCAGCAGAAGGGGTAGCTACAGACCCTAAAAAAACAGAAGTTGTTCAAGATAGGCCAGTACCTGAGACTCTCAAACAGTTGAGAGGGTTCTTAGGCCtaacaggttattatagaaggttcattAAGGGGTATGGGGTTATCAGTAAACCTCTTACTGAGTTGTTGAAGAAAGACAGTTTTATGTGGAATCAAAAGGCAACTAAGGCTTTCAAGAAGCTCAAGGTGGCACTCTCAACAACACCTGTATTGGTGTTGCCTGACTTTTCAATGATCTTTGGTGTAGAAACAGATGCATGCAACATTGGTATTAGGGCAGTATTGATGCAGAAAGGATAACCCATTGCATTTCTCAGTAAGGGTTTGTCTATTCAGCACCAAACTTTGTCTGTCTATGACAAGGAATTATTGGCTCTAGTGATGGCTGTTAACAAATAGTCACAGTATTTGATAGGGAGAACATTTATTGTCAAAACAGACCAGAAGGCTCTTAAATTTATGTTGGAACAGAAATTACACACTGGAACACAGCTCAAGTGGATTACAAAACTTATGCAGTATGACTTCAGCATAGAGTATAAGAAGGGGAAGGAAAACAAGGCTGCAGATGCATTATCTAGGTTGCCATTAGTGGAGTTTTCTGCAATGACACAATCCACAATTAAGACTAACTTGCTACAGCTGGTTATGCAGAGTTGGGAGCAAGATGGagaaatacttgaattgatgcAGACTCTTAAAACTTGAAGTGGGACAGAAAAAGGGTATACTTTCCTTAATGATCAATTGAGAAAGAATGGGAGATTGGTGGTAGGACCAGTGGAACAATTGAGGAAAGAAATTATAACTCTTTGGCATAACTCACCTCTGGGAGGACACTGTGGAGTGGATCACACTTACAGGAAGTTATATGCATTATTTTATTGGAAGGCGATGAGAGGGGATGTTCAAGAATATGTGAAGCGTTGTGATGTTTGTCAGAGACATAAATATGATAATGCCCCTTACCCTGGATTGTTTCAACCTTTGAAGGTGCCTACACAGGCTTGGGGAAGTGTAAGCATGGACTTCATAGATGGTTTACCTAAGTCTAAAGGAAAAACTGTTATCTGGgttgtggtagatagactaaccaAATATGCTCACTTTGTTGGTCTATCCCATCCTTATTCAGCAAGTGAAATAACTAAATTGTTCATGGAGAACATTTATAAACTTCATGGGATGCCTAAAGACATTGTAAGTGACAGGGACCCTGTATTTACTAGCAAGTTGTGGCAAGAATTGTTTTCTATATTGGGGGTCACTTTGAACACATCTACTGCATACCATCCCCAGATTGATGGTCAAACAGAGGTGATCAATAGATGTTTAGAAACTTATTTGACGTGCTTTTGCTCTGAATCTCAGAAGGATTGGTATTCTTACCTTGCTACTACGGAATGGTGGTACAACACCACTTTCCACAACTCAATACAAACCACTCcttatgaggccctttatggacAACCTCCACCTATGTGTTTACCCTATATAGCAGGAGAGTCAGGCATGAAAGAAGTTGATAGAAGTTTACTGACAAGGGAGTTCAAGAATCAGCTTCTACTGTTTCATCTCAAGAGAGCTCAACAGAGAATGAGGGACCAAGCTAATAAGCATAGGTCAGACAGGCAATTTCAAGAAAGGGATTGGGTATACTTAAAAATTCAACCTTATAGACAAGTTACA
Protein-coding sequences here:
- the LOC132618769 gene encoding uncharacterized protein LOC132618769 isoform X3; this translates as MAALVNPCCCYRCLLSLIVSTVVCLQHHLSKEACILQSPHCSRVFSSFVMLASVKIWGIQLKKLAFSMTGLSISKHRNGHQFKYKRITRNSQKRKIDIY
- the LOC132618769 gene encoding uncharacterized protein LOC132618769 isoform X6, whose protein sequence is MAALVNPCCCYRCLLSLIVSTVVCLQHHLSKEIQLKKLAFSMTGLSISKHRNGHQFKYKRITRNSQKRKGSKSILDPVALNKRPLGPDRRQTC
- the LOC132618769 gene encoding uncharacterized protein LOC132618769 isoform X7, producing the protein MAALVNPCCCYRCLLSLIVSTVVCLQHHLSKEIQLKKLAFSMTGLSISKHRNGHQFKYKRITRNSQKSCLKFYHV
- the LOC132618769 gene encoding uncharacterized protein LOC132618769 isoform X2, whose protein sequence is MAALVNPCCCYRCLLSLIVSTVVCLQHHLSKEACILQSPHCSRVFSSFVMLASVKIWGIQLKKLAFSMTGLSISKHRNGHQFKYKRITRNSQKSCLKFYHV
- the LOC132618769 gene encoding uncharacterized protein LOC132618769 isoform X5, which codes for MAALHHLSKEACILQSPHCSRVFSSFVMLASVKIWGIQLKKLAFSMTGLSISKHRNGHQFKYKRITRNSQKRKGSKSILDPVALNKRPLGPDRRQTC
- the LOC132618769 gene encoding uncharacterized protein LOC132618769 isoform X1 is translated as MAALVNPCCCYRCLLSLIVSTVVCLQHHLSKEACILQSPHCSRVFSSFVMLASVKIWGIQLKKLAFSMTGLSISKHRNGHQFKYKRITRNSQKRKGSKSILDPVALNKRPLGPDRRQTC
- the LOC132618769 gene encoding uncharacterized protein LOC132618769 isoform X4 codes for the protein MAALVNPCCCYRCLLSLIVSTVVCLQHHLSKEACILQSPHCSRVFSSFVMLASVKIWGIQLKKLAFSMTGLSISKHRNGHQFKYKRITRNSQKRPISFF
- the LOC132620105 gene encoding uncharacterized protein LOC132620105, yielding MSSEMLEMVTMLQKLSSEMSDFTSRQEQFEERQEQSRRAQEQSIRELRDAVNIDRRPERDKEAVNNGERLYSPSDTPLSIGSCPFMLLSNSAAARVSYSQAPNLPVNSLAIGSVNVVTSTVNGTSAPLYSQISSPLHTQGIRTSNHQHTLPIQSIPMPQFHQSPMFQPNNYPVPPIQEFQPMFQNQNYSAPPTQGFQFQPTQFSNYNHLPYGATLGTNYSNSVISYASTYQPTHIPSSIYHQIPVAQSPLPNYNTSQQIPYPNPVQNSHNIHLPIPSFTKYTKIEFPRFSEEDLRTWLYKVEQFFSVEDISIHQRLKLVAIHFDGDALQRHQGYMKARAHLPLPTWEEYLYALADRFGAEYTDPMTELMRVKHTGSVKEYQAAFDSVMTRLNLYVEHSISIFLNNLRPELSDAVRIGNPCNLPQAYYLARLHESNFAAQSKAIKGITSGYVHSQPKPAIGSSTNTFQKGNFGGYKRPVTARMDTNRRKRLTPAELDEKRSKGLCFLCDEKYTPGHRCKAKRQLFSMELEEGDELVDCELEVPEEEDPIEQGCVEETTLESCAISLQALNGTMGYKTLRLKGFNEQNPIEVFIDRGSTHNFIDEKAAKRLGCEVITIKAQLVQVVDGRGIPTDKLCKGFKWFMQGAMFQDDFLVFLVDKSDMVLGVQWLCPLGDIKFNFQKLFMEFEHQGQLLKLQGIQPKFKTVEARSITKMTEVSSQFFMIKVRSAEMVINKREEIVIEDEPVAVTGLLEEYKCIFGEPQKLPPSRGVFDHHIPLLEGVNPVNSRPYRYSPIQKDIIEKMVREMIEQGIIQHISSPYASPVVLVGKKDGSWRLYVDYRALNKGTIKDKFPIPIIEELLDELGGSQIYSKIDLRAGYHQIRMAPADIAKTAFKTHSGHFEYLVMPFGLTNAPSSFQSLMNHIFQDHLRKFVLVFFDDILIYSKTLEDHLVHLKITFELLVKSQLLAKRSKCVFVAERVKYLGHYISAEGVATDPKKTEVVQDRPVPETLKQLRGFLGLTGYYRRFIKGYGVISKPLTELLKKDSFMWNQKATKAFKKLKVALSTTPVLVLPDFSMIFGVETDACNIGRTFIVKTDQKALKFMLEQKLHTGTQLKWITKLMQYDFSIEYKKGKENKAADALSRLPLVEFSAMTQSTIKTNLLQLVMQSWEQDGEILELMQTLKT